The segment AAAGTGAACAATTCTTAACTTTTATGGGGCTTGCCTACAATATTTTAACACCTGCTAAAGCTATTAGTAAAGCGAGTTATAGTGTTAAAAAAGGGAATGCTGCTGCTGAACGCGTACTAGAAATATTAAATACAGAATCCCCTTTAAAAGATAATGCTAATGCCATCAAAAAAGAAGATTTTACTTCGGAAATAGCACTTAATAACGTCTCTTTTAAATATGAAGAAGACTTTGTACTTAAAAACTTTTCAATCAAGGTAGCCAAAGGAAAAAGTATCGCCTTAGTAGGGCAATCTGGAAGTGGCAAATCAACCATCGCGAACTTAGTCACAAGATTTTATGATGTTACAAGTGGTGATATTTCAGTTGATGGTACAGATATTAGAAGTATGACTAAACACTCTCTGAGAAGTCTTATGGGTTTAGTCACTCAGGATTCTATTCTATTTAATGACTCAGTAAAAAACAATATTTTGTTAGGTAAAGAGGATGCCACAGACGAAGAGGTCATCGAAGCACTTAAAATTGCGAATGCCTGGGAATTTGTAAAAGATTTACCAAACGGTATACATACTAATGTTGGTGACTCTGGCGGCAAACTATCAGGAGGCCAACAACAACGTTTGAGTATTGCCAGGGCAGTCTTAAAGAATCCTCCAATTATGATCTTAGATGAAGCAACATCGGCATTAGATACGGAAAGTGAACGCCTCGTTCAAGTAGCCTTGGAAAACATGATGAAAAACAGAACTTCAATTGTGATTGCACACCGACTGTCAACTATTCAAAACGCCGATAAAATTGTTGTGATGCAAAAAGGCGAAATAGCAGAACAAGGCACACATGTAGAACTAATTGCTAAAAACGGTGTTTACAAAAAGCTGGTAGACATGCAAAGTTTTGAATAGATAAAACTACTCTCTTTTAGTGTATTTAATAAAAAATAGAAAAGGATGCGATTTGGGTCGCATCCTTTTCAGTTCTATTACCATATTTGGGGACAATGGTAATAATTAAGTAGGTTAGGCTGAGACAAACATAAAGCAAATAAATGTACTGTGCAAGAAAAAAGTGCATTTCATCGTAATTATTTTACACTTTATCGATATTATTTAATATATCTTATTGATTATCAATATTTTAATAAAAAATATTTCTTTTGATTAAACTTTAAGTACATTGTAGGGTCTAAATAGAAAATGCTTGCATTGGACAACGAACAGAATTTCATACAACGTCTACAGACCTCAACTACTAAAGAAGCAGCTTTTAGAGAATTACTCAGTCTATATAAGGAACGGCTCTATTGGCATATTCGTCATATTGTGAAATCACATGACGATGCCGACGATGTGTTACAAAATACATTTATAAAAGTTTACAAAAACATTAGTAAGTTTAAGGGGGATAGCAAATTATACTCTTGGATGTATCGCATTGCGACCAATGAATCCATTACTCATATTAATAAAAATGCAAAACGCTTGAATATTGGGAATGTAGAAACTCAAGAACACATGATGAACAATTTAAAAGCAGATGTCTATTTTGAGGGTGATGAGATTCAATATAAATTACAAAAAGCGATTGCGACATTACCAGCCAAGCAACAACTCGTTTTTAATATGAAATATTTTCAGGATATTAAATACAAAGATATGTCTGAAATTCTTGAGACAAGCGAAGGTGCTTTAAAAGCATCCTATCATATAGCCGTAAAAAAAATTGAAGCTATTTTAACATCAGATTAAACCAATGGCTTAAATTGAAGTCATAGAAACAAATGAAAAACAAAAAGTTACATACCATCAAGTCGGCAGGTTTTAAAACTCCTGATCAATACTTTGATTCTTTTGACGCTAAAATAATTGCACGTATAAAAGATAAAAAAACTATTGAAGGTATTGAATTGCCAGGTTTTTCAGTTCCTGAAAATTACTTTGACTCCATTGAGGAGAGTGTTCTTAATAAATTACACCTCGAGAACGACTCACCTGTAATAGCCTTGAGTTATAGAAAATCATTCTACTACATTGCTGGTGTTGCAGCTTCTTTGGTGTTGCTCTTTGCCATTTTCATTAATGGAAATACCAATGATGAATTATCGGTGGATATGGTAGAAAATTATTTAGAGACGAGAGACCTTGACAGCTATGAATTGGCACAGCTATTATCTGATGCTGATTTATTAGAAGATGGTTTCACGATTATTGAAACCTCATATAACGAAGACAACTTGGAATCTTACCTGTTAGAAAATGCAGATATTCAATCTATTTTAGAATAATAAACCTAGAAAAAATGAAAAAATTAATCCTTATACTAACCTTGCTACTCAGTGTATATGGCTTTGCCCAAAGGGACGGTCAAATGAAAGAACGCATTAAAGCGCAAAAAATAGCTTTCCTCACTGATCAATTAGACTTAAGCTCAGAAGAAGCTCAAAAATTCTGGCCAATCTACAATGCTTTTGAAGCTAAAGCCGAAAATGTTCGAGATAAAGATTTGAGGGAAATCAAAATGAAAATGCGACAAGGTAATCTTTCAGATGCGGAAGCGAATCTATTATTAGACAAACTAACGAAAGCTGAAAATGATATGCATGCTGCTAAAACTACTCTAGTCAATGATCTAAAAAAGGTTATTTCAGCTGAAAAGATCATTCGCTTAAAAGCTGCTGAAGATGCGTTCAATAAAAAACTCTTAGAACGCTTAAGAGAATTTAGGGAGAAACGCGGCAAACGTAATTAGAACTGAAAGAAGCCATTATGGCTTCTTTTTTATTCTTTAAAGGTTAATTTTGATATACGTCCGCGACCTGCTGCATAAGCCACACTATCGTTTAAAAAGCGAATCGTATAAAAACCCTCATCACTGAGGTGAGTCCACGTACTTCCTGAGTCTTTAGAATAATCAACCCCTTTAAAACCAACAGCAACTAATTCTTTTGCCTCACTATTAGGGACATATTGCACACAACTCCTGTAACCAGGTGACTGATTTTGTGCAACTAATTGCCATGTTTTTCCACCATCTTGTGTTTTAATCTTATTAGCTGAACTATCCGCCGCTTTAGTATAGTCTCCTCCTATGGCGAATCCGTTGTATTCATCATAAAAATCTATAGAATACATACCCGTGGTCTCTAAGCCCTGCACTATTGGTGTTCCATAAACTTCCCAAGTTTTACCCCTATCTGGTGAATATAAAATCCGACTAGACTTCCCTCCTGTGGCCACCCAAGTCTTATCGCCAACAATAGCTATATTGGTATTACTTGCAGCAAAAGCAGCTTCGCCTTCTTTAGCTTTTGGTAAATTATCACAAGCCAATTTTGTCCAGGTGTCACCACTGTCGCGCGTAATGATAATACTCATACAATCTTCTGTGGGGTCACCAATAGCAATACCTTCTTGGCTATTCCAAAAATCTATAGCATCATAAAACACCTTTTCTCCAATCTCTTCGTAAACCAAAAGAGGGGCGTTAGATTTTCGATGTTTTTTGTACAACTTAGCAGGATTAGCGACTGACATGAAAAACACGTCACCATTAACATTTTTGATAGCCCTAAATGCTAAGGGCTTATCCTCATGCGTAATGACATTTTTAGAATGTGTCTTTTTAGAACTAAACTCAAAATTCGTTAGATCTATTTTATTTTCAGCTTCCAGAGCAATCAACCCAATATGATTTGAGCTTCCATAAAAGATGTAATCATCATTAAAATCTATAGCTCTAATACTTGTGGTGGAATCAATAAATATGGGCTCTATAAAAACTGAATTAAAATTTTGAGTACGCACAGGAACTTTATCTTCTCGACAGTTAAAACATATTGAAAAAATGATAAATAGAAGAAATGGATAGCGCATATGTAATTTTGTTTGTATAAAAATAGAAAAGCTTAACGAATTAATAGATAAACAAATCCCAAATAAACATTTTAATGTACCTTTGCATGCTTAATTTTTTATCATGCGCTTACACAGAAACTTATGCTTTGCCGTCGTTGATGGATTAACTCTCATCTTTAACGAAGGAAAATATGCAGACAAAGTGATTCAACAACTCTTAAAACGTGATAAACGTTGGGGAAGTCGTGATCGCGCCTTTGTTGCCGAAACAACCTATGACATTGTGCGTTGGAAACGTTTGTATGCCGAAATAGCTGAAGTTAAAGCCCCTTATGACAGAGACAATTTGTGGAGAATTTTTGCAGTTTGGGCCACGCTAAGAGGTATTAAATTACCAGACTGGAAATATTTCGAGAATACACCTCAACGAAAAATAAAAGGCCGTTTTGACGAATTGACAAAGACCAGAAAATTCAAAGAATCTATTCCAGATTGGCTAGATGATATAGGGGTTCAAGAACTTGGAGAATCTAAGTGGACTAAAGAAATAGCTGCTTTAAACGTGCAAGCTGATGTCATCTTAAGAGTCAATACTTTAAATACTACTAAAGAAAAACTACAGTCGCTACTATTCGACAATGACATAGAAACTGAAAGCATTAAAGGGTATCCAAATGCTCTGAAGTTAAGGGAGAGAGCAAATGTTTTCCAAACGGAAGCTTTTAAAAATGGTCTTTTTGAAGTACAAGATGCCTCGTCACAATTAGTCGCAGAATTTTTAGATGTTAAACCAGGCATGAGGGTTGTAGATGCCTGTGCAGGTGCAGGCGGAAAAGCATTGCACATTGCCTCGTTAATGGAAAATAAAGGCCAAATTATTGCATTAGATATTTATGAAAATAAATTAAATGAACTCAAACGAAGAGCAAGACGTAATGGTGCGTTTAATATTGAAACAAGAACCATTGAGTCAACCAAGGTCGTCAAAAAACTATATGATAAAGCTGATAGAGTACTCATTGATGCCCCATGTTCAGGTCTAGGTGTATTGAGACGAAATCCAGATGCGAAATGGAAATTACAACCAGAATTTATCGAAAGCATTAAGAAAACACAACAGGAAATTTTACAACAATATTCAAGAATTGTTAAAGATGGCGGCAAACTAGTTTATGCAACCTGTTCTATTTTACCTTCAGAAAACCGACAGCAAGTTGATAGTTTTTTAGCCTCGGAAATGGGTGAAAATTTTAAATTCATAAAAGATAAGAGTATATTGTCACATGAAACAGGTTATGACGGATTCTACATGGCATTGCTTGAAAAGACAAATAAATAACACATGAAACACATCTACTTTTGCTTTGCAGTTCTTACTGCATTTATAAGCTCTGCACAAATTCCACCGGGATATTACGATGCTGCTACAGGAACTGGGTTTGCTCTAAAAACACAGCTTAAAAATATTATTGATGATGTTAATGATAATAACGGTCAACCGTTTCATGATAATTCTGTCACCTATAGTCAGCTTTGGACACTTTATGAAACATCTGATGTGCGTCCCGATGGAAAGGTTTGGGATATGTATAGTGACTGTAATTTCACTTTTGTTGTCGATCAAGATATGGGATCAGGTGGCGGAAGCGAATGCTCAAAATTTAATAGAGAACATAGTTTTCCAAGAAGTTGGTTTGACGACCAACAAAGCTTACCCATTTTTGCTGATGCTTTTCATGTCATTCCATCAGATAAGAAAGTAAATGCTGAACGCGGAAATTTAGCTTACGGTGAAGTCGCATCAGCAAGTTATACATCTTTAAATGGCTCTAAAAGAGGATCCAGTAGTATCACCGGTCCAACAGGTCAGGTTTTCGAGCCCGCAGATGAATTTAAAGGAGATATTGCTCGTGGGTTCTTTTATGTAGCCACTAGATACGAAAACCTAATTAGTGGCTGGGAAGCCAACGATAGCGATGGTGATAGCATGTTAGATGGCTCGAGCAATCGTGTTTTTGAACAATGGGCTTTAGACATGTTGTATTCTTGGCATGTTAATGATCCCGTAAGCCAAAAGGAAATCGATAGAAATAACGCGATTTTTTTGCATCAGGACAATAGAAATCCGTTTATAGACAACCCACAGTATGTTTTTGATATATGGCAAGATGTGTTGTCTGTGGATGAATTTGACATTGCCGAAACTTTCAAAATGTTTCCTAATCCGGCTAGTGAAAATGAAGTAACAATATTATCTAATCGAGATATTGTAGCTGAAATTTATGACATTTTAGGAAAACGAATATCAGTGCAAATTGTAACAGCAAATCAAAATAAATTAAATATATCGAATCTATCCAAAGGCATGTATATCATTCGGTTAAAGTCTGATCAAAACAGTTCGACGAAGAAATTAATTAAACAATAAACTGAATTTATAATTATAAAAAGCGACTCTAATGAGTTGCTTTTTTTTACATTACAATATCGTTCTTCCATTCAAAAGGCAATGGTATATCTTTGTCATCTATGAGCTGCCTAATATCAATTTCTATATTCCTACTCATATTGGTAATTGGGACATCATTTGGTCCTCCTTCAAAAGGATTTTCGGTGTTCTCACCAATAGCTTCCATGGTATGGAATACCCAGGCCAAAAGCGTACTAAAAGGAATTGAAAACCAAACAAAATGATTGGCAATAAACTGCTGAATTCTATGTAATGTCGAAGTTTTAGATTCATGAGTCGTCAGGTCTTCAATAATATGAATTCCTATGGCCTCAAAGCCTTCCAATATCCCAAAGGGCAATAAGATAACAAACACCCAAACAAACATATAATTGAGTGTCGCAAACTGCCTTGGGTATGGAAAGTTTTTGATACGCTCACTCTTTCCCTGTAAAGCATAAAATTCAACAAGCATATTAGCCATTTCCATATGTCTAAAATCTTCAATCAATCCTTGTTGCATTAATTCTTTTAATCGTTTCGATTGAATCCCTAATAATTGTGAGGCTTTATTTCCTTTAGCAAAAACCTCTTGGTATTCACTTTCAGAAATATAGCCTTTAATTGCATCTTCGATAGGAATCGTATCCTCACATACTAAATAGTGAGCTTCTCTAAATTCTCGATTTGATTTTTGTGCCTTCACATGCTGTTCCCAGGGTTTATCTGCACGCATTTGATAACGCAATGCTGTTAACCAAGCGATATGGCGATGAACCATCTCTCTATGAATCTCATGTAATTCTTCATGAGAAAGCTTAATTTTA is part of the Formosa sp. Hel1_31_208 genome and harbors:
- a CDS encoding RNA polymerase sigma factor, which translates into the protein MLALDNEQNFIQRLQTSTTKEAAFRELLSLYKERLYWHIRHIVKSHDDADDVLQNTFIKVYKNISKFKGDSKLYSWMYRIATNESITHINKNAKRLNIGNVETQEHMMNNLKADVYFEGDEIQYKLQKAIATLPAKQQLVFNMKYFQDIKYKDMSEILETSEGALKASYHIAVKKIEAILTSD
- a CDS encoding sensor of ECF-type sigma factor codes for the protein MKKLILILTLLLSVYGFAQRDGQMKERIKAQKIAFLTDQLDLSSEEAQKFWPIYNAFEAKAENVRDKDLREIKMKMRQGNLSDAEANLLLDKLTKAENDMHAAKTTLVNDLKKVISAEKIIRLKAAEDAFNKKLLERLREFREKRGKRN
- a CDS encoding oxidoreductase — its product is MRYPFLLFIIFSICFNCREDKVPVRTQNFNSVFIEPIFIDSTTSIRAIDFNDDYIFYGSSNHIGLIALEAENKIDLTNFEFSSKKTHSKNVITHEDKPLAFRAIKNVNGDVFFMSVANPAKLYKKHRKSNAPLLVYEEIGEKVFYDAIDFWNSQEGIAIGDPTEDCMSIIITRDSGDTWTKLACDNLPKAKEGEAAFAASNTNIAIVGDKTWVATGGKSSRILYSPDRGKTWEVYGTPIVQGLETTGMYSIDFYDEYNGFAIGGDYTKAADSSANKIKTQDGGKTWQLVAQNQSPGYRSCVQYVPNSEAKELVAVGFKGVDYSKDSGSTWTHLSDEGFYTIRFLNDSVAYAAGRGRISKLTFKE
- a CDS encoding RsmB/NOP family class I SAM-dependent RNA methyltransferase; protein product: MRLHRNLCFAVVDGLTLIFNEGKYADKVIQQLLKRDKRWGSRDRAFVAETTYDIVRWKRLYAEIAEVKAPYDRDNLWRIFAVWATLRGIKLPDWKYFENTPQRKIKGRFDELTKTRKFKESIPDWLDDIGVQELGESKWTKEIAALNVQADVILRVNTLNTTKEKLQSLLFDNDIETESIKGYPNALKLRERANVFQTEAFKNGLFEVQDASSQLVAEFLDVKPGMRVVDACAGAGGKALHIASLMENKGQIIALDIYENKLNELKRRARRNGAFNIETRTIESTKVVKKLYDKADRVLIDAPCSGLGVLRRNPDAKWKLQPEFIESIKKTQQEILQQYSRIVKDGGKLVYATCSILPSENRQQVDSFLASEMGENFKFIKDKSILSHETGYDGFYMALLEKTNK
- a CDS encoding endonuclease, producing MKHIYFCFAVLTAFISSAQIPPGYYDAATGTGFALKTQLKNIIDDVNDNNGQPFHDNSVTYSQLWTLYETSDVRPDGKVWDMYSDCNFTFVVDQDMGSGGGSECSKFNREHSFPRSWFDDQQSLPIFADAFHVIPSDKKVNAERGNLAYGEVASASYTSLNGSKRGSSSITGPTGQVFEPADEFKGDIARGFFYVATRYENLISGWEANDSDGDSMLDGSSNRVFEQWALDMLYSWHVNDPVSQKEIDRNNAIFLHQDNRNPFIDNPQYVFDIWQDVLSVDEFDIAETFKMFPNPASENEVTILSNRDIVAEIYDILGKRISVQIVTANQNKLNISNLSKGMYIIRLKSDQNSSTKKLIKQ
- a CDS encoding bestrophin family protein, whose protein sequence is MYTRRIFPVKGVIKWTRRHIFLFFILSTIPVVLFDVAGLKWLHVPWLPLGVLGTAVAFIVSFKNNASYDRLWEARKIWGGIVNASRSWTIMVKDFINNDHSKIKLSHEELHEIHREMVHRHIAWLTALRYQMRADKPWEQHVKAQKSNREFREAHYLVCEDTIPIEDAIKGYISESEYQEVFAKGNKASQLLGIQSKRLKELMQQGLIEDFRHMEMANMLVEFYALQGKSERIKNFPYPRQFATLNYMFVWVFVILLPFGILEGFEAIGIHIIEDLTTHESKTSTLHRIQQFIANHFVWFSIPFSTLLAWVFHTMEAIGENTENPFEGGPNDVPITNMSRNIEIDIRQLIDDKDIPLPFEWKNDIVM